Proteins encoded within one genomic window of Flavobacterium sp. NG2:
- a CDS encoding TonB-dependent receptor gives MKLKFTIKVFQSFRESWKCIVLILSFVTMSNAQTVSGTVTADGMPLPGATVLIKGTTKATSTDLDGKFTFGATAQDVLVFSYIGYASKEVQVGTKKQINVVLESDNKLEEVVVIGYGTQRKSDLTGSVSSVSAKDLAAVPVSRVDQALQGRASGVQVTQTSGAPGAGTSIRVRGGNSITGSNEPLWVIDGIIVGNDYNLNNLNSNDIKSIEILKDASSIAIYGSRGANGVVLVTTKNGANIGGGKPQVSVGMYSSTQLVPERPAFLSQAEQIKYTNEDARFRGVAEPFPGDPSSYPNNDYFDLLLNPSPIFNGDVSISGASENGNVSYYNSLNFFNQDGLIENSGIQKYIFRSNVDFKLNKKLKAGFRINYSRIKQDNGVVGYGGLLNILPTQPVYNADGSFNGFDDVVGAPFNNPVATAKLDTDQTVSNNFLGTAYLEYNPIPNLIIRSTFSPEINNSKRNEFSSSQRPDFLSVGETGNAKISSVSSFGWNNENTIQYNTDFGKNHSLTVLGGASFQKSTTEIFSAQAFGITTDAVGFNNIGLGTDPSRNIVSSAYPNPFQLASFFGRANYSYKDKYLFTLVGRYDGTSVFAPGNQWGFYPSIAGAWKISEESFMQNQNIFHDLKLRASYGQAGNQAIGAYATKAILVEANTTLNGVQQPGLTLGRPANPNLGWETTTSFDAALEASFLKGRIFTEFNYYHKTTNDLLLDVTIPRQTGFTSQLQNVGSLENKGWEFLVKSTNIRNTNFNWNTTLTLSSNKNKVLNLGGQDYIDVVVDQILGSGNLRIIKGETVPVFTGVRYLGTWKSQQEINDSGLSPGTQVVGGPRFEDLNKDGIISNEDNVVLGSPFPDLIYGFENNISYKNFDLSFYIQGTVGNEVYNLRSRGNYFTRGENTKFAEIANRWTPENPTSDIPRAGSDGVTTIVSNSKDVEDGSHLRLKTVRLAYNFPVDKMGLKGVKNMSVYVSGTNLLLLSNFRLIDPETSRYGSSGLGNIAQGFSNGEYPNAKVLTLGLNVTF, from the coding sequence ATGAAATTAAAATTTACAATTAAGGTTTTTCAGAGTTTTAGAGAATCTTGGAAGTGTATTGTTTTGATATTGTCCTTTGTGACTATGTCAAATGCGCAGACTGTTTCTGGAACTGTAACGGCAGATGGGATGCCCTTACCGGGAGCAACAGTATTGATAAAAGGTACGACAAAGGCAACTAGTACTGACTTAGATGGTAAGTTTACTTTTGGGGCAACGGCTCAAGATGTACTTGTGTTTTCCTACATTGGATATGCTTCGAAGGAGGTGCAAGTAGGAACCAAAAAACAAATCAATGTTGTCTTAGAATCGGATAACAAACTTGAAGAAGTTGTAGTTATTGGATACGGAACACAACGTAAGTCGGATTTAACGGGTTCTGTTTCTTCTGTAAGTGCTAAGGATTTAGCGGCTGTACCTGTATCAAGGGTTGACCAAGCCCTTCAAGGTAGAGCTTCGGGTGTTCAGGTAACTCAAACAAGTGGGGCGCCAGGAGCTGGTACTTCTATCCGTGTTCGTGGAGGGAATTCTATTACAGGAAGTAATGAGCCACTTTGGGTAATTGACGGTATCATTGTGGGGAATGATTATAATTTAAATAATCTGAATTCAAATGATATTAAATCAATTGAAATCTTAAAAGATGCTTCGTCTATTGCTATTTATGGTTCCAGAGGTGCTAATGGTGTTGTATTAGTTACTACTAAGAATGGGGCTAATATTGGAGGAGGTAAACCTCAGGTAAGTGTTGGTATGTATTCCAGTACGCAATTAGTGCCAGAGAGACCTGCATTTCTTTCACAAGCTGAACAAATTAAGTATACTAATGAAGACGCACGTTTTAGAGGGGTAGCTGAACCTTTTCCAGGTGACCCATCAAGTTATCCTAATAACGATTATTTTGATCTTTTACTTAATCCTTCTCCAATATTTAATGGGGATGTATCTATTTCGGGGGCTTCTGAGAATGGAAATGTAAGTTATTATAACTCCCTCAATTTTTTCAATCAAGACGGTTTAATAGAAAATTCAGGTATTCAGAAATATATTTTTAGATCGAATGTTGATTTTAAATTGAACAAAAAATTGAAAGCTGGTTTTCGTATCAATTACTCTAGAATTAAGCAAGATAATGGAGTTGTTGGGTACGGAGGTTTGTTGAATATTCTACCTACACAGCCCGTGTATAATGCGGATGGTTCTTTTAATGGTTTTGACGATGTAGTAGGTGCTCCATTTAATAATCCAGTGGCAACAGCAAAGCTAGATACTGATCAAACAGTTTCGAATAATTTTTTAGGAACAGCTTATTTAGAGTATAATCCTATTCCAAATTTAATTATACGTTCTACTTTTAGCCCTGAAATTAATAACTCAAAAAGAAATGAGTTTAGCTCTAGTCAAAGACCTGATTTTTTGTCTGTAGGGGAAACTGGTAATGCTAAGATATCTAGTGTGTCTTCCTTTGGTTGGAATAACGAAAATACAATTCAGTACAATACTGATTTTGGAAAGAATCATAGTTTGACCGTTCTAGGTGGGGCTTCATTTCAAAAATCTACTACTGAAATTTTTTCTGCACAAGCTTTTGGAATTACAACAGATGCTGTTGGGTTTAACAATATTGGATTAGGTACAGACCCTTCAAGAAATATTGTTAGTAGTGCTTATCCTAATCCTTTTCAATTGGCGTCTTTCTTCGGAAGAGCAAATTACAGTTATAAAGATAAATATCTTTTCACTTTGGTAGGACGATATGATGGTACTTCAGTATTTGCTCCTGGAAATCAATGGGGCTTTTACCCATCTATTGCTGGAGCTTGGAAAATTAGTGAAGAATCATTTATGCAAAATCAGAATATTTTTCATGATTTGAAATTGAGAGCTAGTTATGGGCAAGCAGGAAATCAAGCCATTGGTGCATATGCCACAAAAGCAATTTTAGTGGAAGCAAATACTACATTAAATGGTGTGCAACAACCAGGTTTAACATTAGGTAGGCCTGCTAATCCAAATTTAGGATGGGAAACGACAACCTCTTTTGATGCAGCATTAGAAGCTTCATTTTTAAAGGGTAGAATTTTTACTGAATTCAACTACTATCATAAAACGACTAATGACTTACTTCTAGATGTTACGATACCGAGACAAACAGGATTTACTAGTCAACTACAAAATGTAGGGTCATTAGAAAATAAGGGTTGGGAATTTTTAGTAAAATCGACTAATATTCGAAATACTAATTTTAATTGGAACACTACCTTAACCTTGTCTTCTAATAAAAATAAGGTGCTGAATCTTGGAGGACAAGATTATATTGATGTTGTTGTGGACCAAATTTTAGGATCAGGTAATTTAAGGATTATTAAAGGAGAGACAGTTCCAGTATTCACGGGTGTTCGTTATTTAGGGACTTGGAAAAGCCAACAAGAAATCAATGATTCTGGTTTAAGTCCAGGAACACAAGTTGTGGGTGGACCAAGATTCGAAGATTTAAACAAAGATGGTATTATTTCAAATGAAGATAATGTGGTTTTAGGTAGTCCTTTTCCAGATTTGATTTATGGTTTTGAGAACAATATATCCTACAAGAATTTTGATTTAAGTTTTTATATCCAAGGTACTGTAGGAAATGAAGTATACAACCTTAGATCAAGAGGAAACTACTTTACTAGAGGTGAAAATACAAAATTTGCTGAAATCGCAAATCGTTGGACTCCAGAAAACCCAACTTCGGATATTCCTAGAGCAGGTTCCGACGGTGTTACAACTATTGTAAGTAATTCAAAAGATGTGGAAGATGGTTCTCATTTACGTCTTAAAACGGTGAGATTAGCTTATAACTTTCCTGTAGATAAAATGGGATTAAAAGGCGTTAAAAATATGTCAGTTTATGTTTCAGGAACTAATTTACTCTTATTGTCTAACTTTAGATTAATAGACCCTGAGACAAGTAGATATGGAAGTAGTGGATTAGGAAATATTGCTCAAGGATTTTCAAATGGGGAGTATCCTAATGCAAAGGTTTTAACTCTTGGACTTAATGTAACTTTTTAA
- a CDS encoding glycoside hydrolase 43 family protein → MNILKSFTLFIILICFGCKSVTDKPESNMSNKLGQAKIGSWGDQGDGTYINPILNADYPDSDIEQVGDTYYMITSKQHMSPGMPILESKDMVNWKNVGHVFSSLSWAPEYNWDRMNGYSFGVWAGDLAYHEGTWYCYQIDYEHGLMVTTAKDIKGPWSKPIIMLPKSEVLDDPGVFWDEETHKAYVIVNTAGKQKKASNTIEGNENRIYEMSWDGTKILDKGKLVYTGMGAEAAKIYKIDGTWYIFIAQWTMGDTSTKPGVKNPKNDRKQIVLRSKESIYGPYEVKTVLEKGTAFNNRSCSQGGLMQAPDKSWWFMHQLIQNDDIPFQGRPQCLAPVTWVDGWPIIGIDEDQDGIGEPVKRFKKPINGYPVSAPSSDDDFSSSKLGSQWEWNHNPRNTHWSLTERTGWLRLKASKVLPNKKGYGPNQNEWTNNDGSDSDFWRACNTLSQRIMGITTGTAVAKFDISGMQPHQLAGFVRYGGVFNLLGIEVDENGKKKLFYMDAMAKKTMGPEIKGKDLYVRTSNNSNQATYEYSLDGKNFKSFGPTFTIEFGKWTGDRLGFFSWNEKEDAGYIDVDWFQYDYDGPKAKR, encoded by the coding sequence ATGAATATTTTAAAATCATTTACACTTTTCATAATTCTTATTTGTTTTGGATGTAAATCGGTCACAGACAAACCAGAATCCAATATGTCAAATAAACTAGGTCAAGCCAAAATAGGTAGTTGGGGCGATCAAGGCGACGGAACCTACATCAATCCTATTTTGAATGCAGATTATCCAGATTCTGATATTGAGCAAGTGGGCGATACCTATTACATGATTACTTCTAAGCAACATATGTCACCTGGGATGCCTATATTAGAATCTAAAGACATGGTCAATTGGAAGAATGTAGGGCATGTATTTAGCAGTTTGTCATGGGCTCCAGAATACAATTGGGATCGAATGAACGGCTATTCTTTTGGTGTTTGGGCTGGTGATTTAGCCTATCATGAAGGAACTTGGTATTGCTACCAAATTGATTACGAACATGGTTTAATGGTTACCACCGCTAAAGATATTAAAGGGCCGTGGAGCAAGCCAATAATAATGCTACCTAAATCTGAAGTATTAGATGATCCGGGAGTGTTTTGGGATGAAGAAACACATAAAGCTTACGTTATTGTAAATACTGCTGGAAAGCAAAAGAAAGCAAGTAACACCATCGAAGGCAATGAGAATCGAATTTACGAAATGAGTTGGGATGGGACTAAAATTCTAGACAAAGGAAAATTAGTGTACACCGGAATGGGAGCCGAAGCGGCTAAAATCTATAAAATTGACGGTACTTGGTATATTTTTATAGCACAATGGACAATGGGGGATACCAGTACAAAACCAGGAGTTAAAAACCCAAAAAACGACAGAAAACAAATTGTATTGCGTTCCAAAGAAAGCATTTACGGGCCTTATGAGGTAAAAACGGTTTTAGAAAAAGGAACAGCTTTTAATAATCGCAGTTGTAGCCAAGGAGGTTTAATGCAGGCTCCTGATAAATCATGGTGGTTTATGCATCAGTTAATTCAAAATGATGACATTCCTTTTCAAGGCAGACCTCAATGTTTGGCTCCCGTGACTTGGGTTGACGGTTGGCCTATCATTGGTATTGATGAAGATCAGGACGGCATAGGAGAACCTGTAAAACGTTTCAAAAAACCAATCAATGGCTATCCTGTTTCGGCACCAAGTTCTGATGACGATTTTTCATCGTCTAAACTAGGTTCACAATGGGAATGGAATCATAATCCAAGAAATACACATTGGTCGTTAACCGAAAGAACGGGTTGGTTACGTTTAAAAGCAAGCAAAGTATTGCCCAATAAAAAAGGGTATGGGCCTAATCAAAACGAATGGACTAATAATGACGGTTCTGATTCTGATTTTTGGAGAGCTTGCAATACCCTAAGTCAACGTATTATGGGGATTACAACGGGTACTGCTGTTGCAAAATTCGATATTTCAGGCATGCAACCCCATCAATTAGCTGGTTTTGTACGATATGGAGGTGTATTTAATTTATTAGGTATTGAAGTTGATGAAAACGGGAAAAAGAAGCTATTTTACATGGATGCAATGGCCAAAAAAACAATGGGTCCAGAAATAAAAGGGAAAGATTTGTATGTGAGAACCTCAAACAATAGCAATCAAGCTACTTATGAGTATAGTTTGGATGGTAAGAATTTTAAATCCTTTGGGCCAACTTTTACCATTGAATTTGGAAAATGGACAGGCGATCGCCTAGGGTTCTTTAGTTGGAATGAAAAAGAAGATGCTGGATATATTGATGTCGATTGGTTCCAATATGATTATGATGGACCTAAAGCGAAGCGATAA
- a CDS encoding RagB/SusD family nutrient uptake outer membrane protein gives MKTKYIYIFLIICSCFSCESFLEEVPRDIIAPENFFASEADARQAINGVYAIYKNNSLYGQVGLDHFYDNGVDIIEPNRVADFVQPIGNYTMNEALADVSIQKMSVSDTWKDLYKVVLNTNIIIDRVTGNKAIATNVQTDVIAEARFLRGLAYWHITNLWGAAPYYTSNLTINEIKVLGRTPKATIVTGVLEDLKFAQDNLKSTYPTDQRGRATKWAAAIVTAKIYMEQKQWQKGLDKCLEIINQSGHEILPTYAAVFDPANEYNKEVIWSLDFAKDIRGQFEEGVADANGNLNPVFGNGNWRPSMFNPRLRDEPKNTSQRAALSAALTARGEAFNGTGLQIASKDFAEKFPLNDLRRPLNVMDKYLGFDLAFPYMPKFMNLKLDSSPRFNHSDNRLVFRLADVKLMAAECENERPGGNPTAAYEYIKEIRNRAYPTLVEAEAIKGLTQQQFRQAIYNERKWELAGECMRRYDLIRWGILLNVVQNLQYRFWNPAQNIRPWHVLLPIPLQELQLNPNLLKSDPTNNGYRS, from the coding sequence ATGAAAACTAAATATATATATATATTCTTAATAATATGCTCATGCTTTAGTTGTGAGTCTTTTTTAGAAGAAGTACCTCGTGATATCATTGCACCAGAAAATTTCTTTGCTTCGGAAGCAGATGCGCGTCAGGCAATTAATGGGGTATATGCAATTTATAAAAATAACTCCTTATATGGACAAGTGGGACTTGATCATTTTTATGATAATGGGGTAGATATTATTGAACCTAATCGTGTGGCTGACTTTGTACAGCCTATAGGAAACTATACCATGAATGAAGCATTAGCAGATGTTTCTATTCAAAAAATGAGTGTATCAGATACTTGGAAAGATTTGTATAAAGTGGTCTTGAATACTAATATCATTATTGATAGAGTTACAGGGAATAAAGCAATTGCAACAAATGTTCAAACCGACGTTATAGCTGAGGCTCGTTTTTTAAGAGGATTGGCCTATTGGCATATTACCAATTTATGGGGAGCTGCTCCTTATTATACTAGTAATCTAACTATTAATGAGATAAAAGTATTGGGTAGAACACCAAAAGCCACTATTGTTACGGGGGTTTTAGAAGATTTAAAATTTGCACAAGATAATTTGAAATCAACTTATCCAACAGATCAAAGAGGTCGTGCTACTAAGTGGGCTGCTGCTATTGTGACTGCTAAAATTTATATGGAACAAAAACAATGGCAAAAAGGGTTAGATAAATGTCTTGAAATCATCAACCAATCAGGTCATGAAATTTTACCAACCTATGCTGCTGTTTTTGATCCTGCCAACGAGTATAATAAGGAGGTTATTTGGTCTCTAGATTTTGCAAAAGACATTAGAGGACAATTTGAAGAAGGGGTTGCAGATGCCAACGGGAATTTGAATCCAGTTTTTGGTAATGGGAACTGGAGACCTAGTATGTTTAATCCTAGATTAAGAGATGAACCTAAAAATACTTCTCAAAGAGCTGCACTTTCAGCTGCCCTTACTGCTAGAGGAGAAGCATTTAATGGAACAGGCTTACAGATTGCTTCTAAAGATTTTGCTGAAAAATTTCCGTTAAACGATTTGAGAAGACCTCTAAATGTGATGGATAAATACTTAGGTTTTGATTTAGCTTTCCCATATATGCCTAAGTTTATGAATTTAAAATTAGACTCTTCACCTCGTTTTAACCATTCAGACAATAGACTGGTATTTCGTTTGGCTGATGTCAAATTAATGGCTGCGGAATGTGAGAATGAGCGTCCAGGAGGAAATCCAACGGCTGCTTATGAATACATTAAAGAAATCAGAAATCGTGCTTATCCTACTTTAGTAGAAGCAGAGGCTATCAAAGGGCTTACACAGCAACAGTTCAGACAGGCTATTTATAATGAACGTAAGTGGGAACTAGCAGGAGAATGTATGAGAAGATACGATTTAATTAGATGGGGAATCTTATTAAATGTGGTGCAAAATCTACAATATCGATTCTGGAATCCAGCACAAAATATTAGACCATGGCATGTGTTGTTGCCAATTCCATTGCAAGAGTTACAATTGAATCCAAATTTATTGAAGTCAGATCCAACAAATAATGGATATAGAAGTTAG
- a CDS encoding sulfatase, protein MKKYLSISCFALAVFGFVANISHAQVAKNKVASENIGQKKRPNIIFLLTDDQRWDAMGAMGNSIIQTPNMDKLANKGVLFQNAYVTTSICCVSRASLLTGQYESKHGIHDFNTDLKPETFKKSYPNLLKEAGYKLGFIGKYGVGHHPPFATFDYVYDTEEGGKAQPDYITIGKNGKPIHDTDTINSSIQEFLGKFANKEPFCLSVSFKAPHEQDGNPPKYVIQSKYKDYYKDVTIPEPVTANPKYWELLPDVLRTETNFGRARWKGLFGTPELYQENVKNYYRLITGVDDVLGDMMKKLEKLGIADNTIIILMGDNGMLLGEHGMEGKWYGHEESIRVPLVIYNPNSPDKVKQYRAQQMALNIDIAPTILSMAGVPVPKEMAGVNLIDVIQNIIPERKEFFYQHYFLGGPQIPRVEAVVTPDFKYINYVETGFEEMFYTKHDSHEIEDLIKNPQYKLKLEQLRNRYNDLKKKHGVPSSVWQKSSKEF, encoded by the coding sequence ATGAAAAAATATTTAAGTATTAGTTGTTTTGCCCTAGCTGTATTTGGCTTTGTCGCCAATATAAGTCATGCACAAGTCGCTAAAAATAAGGTTGCTTCAGAAAATATTGGACAAAAAAAGCGTCCCAATATTATTTTTCTATTGACCGATGATCAGCGTTGGGATGCTATGGGGGCAATGGGGAATTCCATCATTCAAACTCCTAATATGGATAAGTTGGCCAATAAAGGGGTTTTGTTTCAAAACGCTTATGTTACCACATCCATTTGTTGTGTAAGTCGTGCCAGTTTACTCACAGGTCAATACGAATCAAAACACGGCATCCACGATTTTAATACAGATTTAAAACCCGAAACCTTTAAAAAGTCCTATCCCAATCTCTTAAAAGAAGCGGGTTATAAATTAGGATTTATTGGTAAATACGGTGTTGGGCATCATCCTCCATTTGCAACTTTTGATTACGTTTATGATACAGAAGAAGGCGGGAAAGCACAACCCGATTATATAACAATTGGTAAAAACGGAAAACCTATTCATGATACCGATACGATTAATTCTTCTATTCAGGAATTTTTAGGAAAGTTTGCTAACAAAGAACCTTTTTGTCTTTCGGTGAGTTTTAAAGCGCCTCACGAACAGGATGGAAATCCTCCTAAATATGTGATACAGTCCAAATACAAGGATTATTACAAAGACGTGACTATTCCAGAACCTGTAACTGCAAATCCTAAATATTGGGAACTATTGCCAGATGTTTTGAGAACCGAAACTAATTTTGGTAGAGCAAGATGGAAAGGACTATTTGGTACGCCTGAATTGTATCAAGAAAATGTAAAGAACTACTATCGATTGATAACAGGTGTTGATGATGTTCTTGGTGATATGATGAAGAAGCTAGAAAAATTAGGCATTGCTGATAATACCATTATTATTTTAATGGGTGATAACGGGATGCTACTAGGAGAACATGGCATGGAAGGAAAATGGTATGGTCATGAAGAATCCATAAGAGTTCCTCTTGTAATTTATAATCCAAATTCACCAGACAAGGTGAAGCAATACCGCGCTCAGCAAATGGCACTGAATATTGATATTGCTCCTACGATACTTTCTATGGCAGGAGTTCCAGTTCCAAAAGAAATGGCAGGCGTTAATTTGATTGATGTAATTCAGAATATAATACCCGAAAGAAAAGAATTTTTCTACCAACATTATTTTCTAGGAGGGCCACAAATACCAAGAGTCGAAGCTGTTGTTACTCCCGATTTTAAATACATCAATTATGTGGAGACAGGTTTTGAAGAAATGTTTTATACCAAACACGATTCTCATGAAATTGAAGATTTAATTAAAAATCCTCAATACAAATTGAAGTTAGAGCAATTGCGCAACAGATACAATGATTTAAAGAAAAAACATGGCGTTCCTTCTTCAGTTTGGCAAAAATCAAGTAAAGAATTTTAA